The following proteins come from a genomic window of Azospirillum humicireducens:
- the fae gene encoding formaldehyde-activating enzyme: MVGEALVGDGNEVAHIDLIIGPRGSAAETAFCQTLTNQKEGVNGLLAVLAPNLMVKPSTVMFNKVTIKNAKQAVQMFGPAQRAVALAVAECVEDGTIPADEADDLFISVGVFIHWQAEDDRKIQDYNHEATKLALKRAIAGSPTAQEMLDGKAAAVHPFAAG; the protein is encoded by the coding sequence ATGGTCGGCGAAGCTCTGGTGGGCGACGGCAACGAAGTCGCTCACATCGATCTCATCATCGGTCCGCGCGGCAGCGCCGCCGAGACCGCCTTCTGCCAGACCCTGACCAACCAGAAGGAAGGCGTGAACGGCCTGCTGGCCGTGCTGGCGCCGAATCTGATGGTCAAGCCGTCCACGGTCATGTTCAACAAGGTGACGATCAAGAACGCCAAGCAGGCGGTGCAGATGTTCGGCCCAGCCCAGCGTGCCGTCGCCCTGGCCGTCGCCGAATGCGTCGAGGACGGCACCATCCCGGCGGACGAGGCCGACGACCTGTTCATCTCCGTCGGCGTCTTCATCCACTGGCAGGCGGAAGACGACCGGAAGATCCAGGACTACAACCATGAAGCCACCAAGCTCGCGCTGAAGCGCGCCATCGCCGGCAGCCCGACCGCCCAGGAGATGCTGGACGGCAAGGCCGCCGCGGTTCATCCGTTCGCCGCCGGCTGA
- a CDS encoding triphosphoribosyl-dephospho-CoA synthase produces the protein MSALLPTPFQDCQALVEEALFTACRLELLALKPGNVHIHAEGHGMSVAQFLDSAAAIAPILATPGCRVGEAILRAVAATRDVAGCNTNLGIVLLLAPLAAAALCREKDEPLRMRLARVLDTLSVADAADAFAAIRLALPAGLGGAAQHDVAEAPRVDLRAAMAAAADRDLIARQYVTAFADVFTFGVARGRSALRRGASPAEAASAIHLGFMALHPDTHIARKHGAAVAEQVREQAFRLERRLAVDPVFGGTASGRQDGAARRLLAFDRALKRRGLNPGTSADLTVACLFVLRLAGELPAGPWPPEDIRRSLFKPTIARDAQCLRSTRLWSAKLWWATATKSLTSISSSVRAAAPPRPPSARP, from the coding sequence ATGAGTGCCTTGCTGCCGACCCCGTTCCAGGATTGCCAGGCCTTGGTGGAAGAGGCGCTGTTCACCGCCTGCCGGCTGGAGTTGTTGGCGCTGAAGCCCGGCAACGTCCACATCCATGCCGAAGGCCATGGCATGAGCGTGGCGCAGTTCCTCGACAGCGCCGCCGCCATCGCCCCGATCCTCGCCACGCCCGGCTGCCGGGTGGGGGAGGCGATCCTGCGCGCTGTCGCGGCGACGCGGGATGTGGCCGGCTGCAACACCAACCTCGGCATCGTGCTGCTTCTGGCTCCGCTCGCCGCCGCTGCGCTGTGCCGTGAGAAGGACGAGCCGCTGCGGATGAGGCTGGCGCGGGTGCTCGACACGCTGAGCGTCGCCGACGCCGCCGATGCCTTCGCGGCCATCCGCCTGGCGCTTCCCGCCGGACTGGGGGGAGCGGCACAGCATGACGTGGCGGAGGCGCCGCGTGTCGACCTGCGGGCCGCAATGGCGGCGGCGGCCGACCGCGACCTGATCGCGCGGCAATACGTAACCGCCTTCGCCGACGTCTTCACCTTCGGCGTGGCCCGCGGGCGATCTGCACTGCGCCGTGGCGCCAGCCCGGCGGAGGCGGCGAGCGCCATCCATTTGGGCTTCATGGCGCTGCACCCCGACACCCACATCGCCCGCAAGCATGGCGCGGCGGTGGCCGAACAGGTGCGGGAACAGGCTTTCCGGCTGGAACGGCGCCTGGCCGTCGATCCCGTCTTCGGCGGCACCGCTTCGGGCCGTCAGGACGGGGCGGCCCGCCGCCTTCTCGCTTTCGACCGCGCGCTGAAGCGCCGCGGCCTCAATCCGGGCACGTCCGCCGACCTGACGGTGGCCTGCCTGTTCGTGCTTCGGCTGGCCGGCGAGCTGCCTGCCGGACCGTGGCCGCCGGAAGACATCCGGCGGAGCCTTTTCAAACCAACCATCGCAAGGGACGCGCAATGCCTAAGATCGACAAGGTTATGGTCGGCGAAGCTCTGGTGGGCGACGGCAACGAAGTCGCTCACATCGATCTCATCATCGGTCCGCGCGGCAGCGCCGCCGAGACCGCCTTCTGCCAGACCCTGA
- a CDS encoding HisA/HisF-related TIM barrel protein yields the protein MDIVPVIDLLGGQVVHAKRGERDRYRPIESALIPGSAPQDIVAALLTLHPFRACYVADLDAIRGNGGHRSTVAALQARWPEVAFWVDAGLATPDGCRLWLDAGIRHLVIGSESQTDGTTLEAVLTLAGHDRVALSLDVRRGIPLGPAALHEEAGRWPERVIAMTLDRVGSGEGPDLDRIATLAARRPGVRVWGAGGVRDSADLDALARHGTDAVLVASALHDRRIDAGELARFASGRHASDQPAANG from the coding sequence TTCATGCCAAGCGGGGGGAGCGCGACCGCTACCGCCCCATCGAAAGCGCGCTGATCCCAGGATCGGCACCCCAGGATATCGTGGCCGCGCTGCTGACGCTGCATCCCTTCCGCGCCTGCTATGTCGCCGATCTCGACGCGATCAGGGGAAATGGCGGCCATCGCTCCACCGTCGCGGCGCTGCAGGCCCGCTGGCCGGAGGTGGCGTTCTGGGTCGATGCCGGACTGGCGACGCCGGACGGGTGCCGGCTCTGGCTCGACGCCGGGATCCGCCATCTGGTGATCGGCAGCGAAAGCCAGACCGACGGCACGACGCTGGAGGCGGTGCTGACGCTCGCCGGTCACGACCGGGTGGCGCTGTCGCTGGACGTCCGGCGGGGGATACCGCTGGGGCCGGCGGCTCTGCATGAGGAGGCGGGCCGCTGGCCTGAGCGGGTGATCGCCATGACGCTGGACCGGGTCGGCTCGGGGGAGGGGCCGGACCTGGACCGCATCGCCACGCTGGCGGCCCGACGCCCGGGGGTTCGGGTGTGGGGGGCCGGCGGCGTGCGTGATTCTGCGGACCTGGATGCGCTGGCCAGGCACGGCACCGATGCCGTGCTGGTGGCCAGCGCGCTCCACGACCGGAGGATCGATGCCGGGGAACTTGCCCGGTTCGCCTCCGGTCGGCATGCCTCCGATCAGCCGGCGGCGAACGGATGA